In Legionella lytica, one genomic interval encodes:
- the pnp gene encoding polyribonucleotide nucleotidyltransferase → MAKIRKEMAFGDHTLVLETGEIARQADGAVLVSMNGTQVLVTAVGKKDGGEGNGFFPLTVNYQEKFYAVGKIPGGFNKREGRPSDNETLISRLIDRPIRPLFPDAFTNEVQIIATVLSLNPEVSSDILAMIGASAALAISGVPFNGPIGAARVGYKEGVYLLNPSRKALEESQLDLVVAGTKDAILMVESEAKELSEDVMRGAIMFGHEMMKGVIKMIEELAQEAGKARWDWTAPEVDANLLARVSDIAKNEVEAAYLIKDKQARYARLDELKQQTIKALLAENEELSADVIGNMFGDLERATVRNRILDGEPRIDGRDQKTVRPIAIRTKFLDRTHGSALFTRGETQAIVVATLGNERDAQMLDGINIESKDRFMLHYNFPPYSVGETGMVGSPKRREIGHGRLAKRALIAVLPAANEFPYVLRVVSEITESNGSSSMATVCGTSLALMDAGVPLKAPVAGVAMGLIKEGDRFAVLTDILGDEDHLGDMDFKVAGTEQGITALQMDIKITGITNEIMEQALEQALAGRIHILGVMNNALAEHREELSQHAPRITTMKVAEDKIRTIIGKGGATIKGLIDSTGVSIDIDDTGLVQLFSPDMLALEEAEKQIKALIAEIEVGETYHGKVSKIVDFGAFINLLPGKDGLLHISQICADRAQKVEDVLQEGQEISVFVAGIDKQGRVKLEWKDKPQAPEAAAAPAAAEENTEVANLGADVSEEE, encoded by the coding sequence GTGGCTAAAATTAGAAAAGAGATGGCATTTGGTGACCATACCCTAGTTCTTGAAACCGGTGAAATTGCACGACAAGCTGATGGTGCTGTATTAGTTAGTATGAATGGGACTCAAGTTTTAGTTACTGCAGTTGGTAAAAAAGATGGCGGCGAAGGAAATGGATTTTTTCCTCTTACAGTAAATTATCAAGAAAAATTCTATGCTGTAGGAAAGATTCCTGGTGGCTTTAATAAGCGTGAAGGCAGACCAAGTGACAATGAAACTTTAATTTCTCGCTTAATTGATAGGCCAATTCGTCCATTATTCCCAGATGCATTTACCAATGAAGTACAAATAATTGCGACAGTTCTCTCTTTAAACCCTGAAGTTTCCTCTGATATTCTTGCGATGATTGGTGCTTCAGCTGCGTTGGCTATTTCAGGTGTTCCTTTTAATGGTCCAATTGGTGCTGCACGTGTTGGTTATAAAGAAGGGGTTTACCTATTAAATCCAAGCCGCAAAGCTTTAGAAGAATCTCAATTAGATTTAGTCGTTGCTGGAACTAAAGATGCTATTTTGATGGTCGAGTCTGAAGCCAAAGAATTGAGTGAAGACGTCATGCGTGGTGCGATTATGTTTGGCCATGAAATGATGAAAGGCGTAATTAAAATGATTGAAGAGCTAGCTCAAGAAGCTGGCAAAGCACGTTGGGATTGGACTGCTCCAGAAGTAGATGCTAACTTACTCGCTCGTGTTTCTGATATCGCGAAAAACGAGGTTGAGGCTGCTTACCTGATTAAAGACAAACAAGCTCGTTATGCACGTTTAGATGAGCTAAAGCAACAAACCATCAAGGCATTATTAGCTGAAAACGAAGAGTTAAGTGCTGATGTGATTGGAAACATGTTTGGTGATTTAGAACGTGCTACAGTACGTAATCGTATTCTCGATGGTGAACCACGTATTGATGGTCGCGACCAAAAGACGGTACGTCCTATTGCCATTCGCACCAAATTCTTGGATAGAACTCATGGTTCAGCGTTATTTACGCGCGGAGAAACCCAGGCGATTGTGGTTGCTACTTTAGGTAATGAGCGTGATGCACAAATGCTTGATGGTATTAATATCGAGTCTAAAGATCGCTTTATGTTGCACTATAACTTCCCTCCATACTCTGTTGGTGAAACAGGTATGGTTGGTAGTCCAAAGCGTCGCGAAATTGGACATGGTCGTTTAGCAAAACGTGCTTTAATCGCCGTGTTACCTGCAGCAAATGAATTCCCTTACGTTTTACGTGTGGTTTCTGAAATTACAGAGTCTAACGGTTCAAGTTCAATGGCTACTGTCTGCGGAACCAGTCTAGCGTTGATGGATGCGGGTGTTCCTTTAAAAGCTCCAGTTGCTGGTGTTGCGATGGGCTTAATTAAGGAAGGCGATCGTTTTGCCGTATTAACCGACATTTTAGGTGATGAAGATCATTTAGGAGACATGGATTTCAAGGTTGCTGGTACAGAACAAGGTATTACTGCATTACAAATGGATATCAAAATTACAGGTATCACCAATGAAATTATGGAACAAGCGCTTGAGCAAGCTTTAGCTGGTCGTATCCATATTTTAGGCGTGATGAATAATGCTTTAGCAGAACATCGTGAAGAGTTATCTCAACATGCTCCACGAATCACTACCATGAAAGTTGCGGAAGATAAAATTCGCACCATTATTGGTAAAGGTGGCGCGACAATCAAAGGCTTAATTGATAGCACTGGTGTTTCTATTGACATCGATGACACTGGCTTAGTGCAATTATTCTCTCCTGACATGCTGGCTTTAGAAGAAGCTGAAAAGCAAATTAAAGCATTAATTGCTGAGATTGAAGTTGGTGAAACTTATCACGGTAAAGTAAGCAAGATTGTTGATTTTGGTGCCTTCATTAATCTGTTACCTGGTAAAGATGGTTTATTACACATTTCACAAATTTGCGCTGATAGAGCCCAAAAAGTTGAAGACGTTCTGCAAGAAGGTCAAGAAATCTCTGTGTTCGTTGCTGGTATTGATAAGCAAGGTCGAGTCAAGTTGGAGTGGAAAGACAAGCCTCAAGCTCCTGAAGCAGCTGCTGCTCCTGCTGCCGCAGAAGAAAATACTGAAGTTGCTAATCTTGGTGCTGATGTGTCTGAAGAAGAATAA
- the rpsO gene encoding 30S ribosomal protein S15, whose protein sequence is MSLNSADKAAIVNEFKRADKDTGSPEVQVSLITSRIKYLTEHFKEHKKDFHSRRGLQALVNKRRKLLKYLKSNDQGRYLTLIQKLELRDSY, encoded by the coding sequence ATGTCGCTAAACAGCGCGGATAAAGCAGCAATCGTTAATGAATTCAAGCGTGCCGATAAAGATACAGGTTCGCCAGAAGTTCAAGTTTCTTTAATTACAAGTCGTATTAAGTATTTGACTGAGCACTTTAAAGAACATAAAAAAGATTTTCATTCTCGTCGTGGGTTACAAGCATTAGTAAACAAACGTCGTAAGCTATTGAAGTATCTGAAGAGTAACGATCAAGGTCGTTATCTAACATTGATTCAAAAATTAGAGTTAAGAGATTCTTATTGA